TTTAAGTCTACTGTTATTTCTATAAAGATTTTCAGATAGTTTAAGAATTTGATAATCTGTATCTGGAGTGACTCCAACAATTAATTGAGTTGTCTGACTTTTTGCACCTATGGGCTTACTTTCAATAATTTTATTAATCTTTTCAATTGCATTGACAATAGAAAGCAATCTTTTTTCAGGAGCAATTAATGAAAGAGATTTTTCAGTTGGCAATTCTAAATTTATGCTTACTCTATCTGCTAATGTGATTGCTTCAGTGATGGCTGTTTCATCAGAATCTGGAATAATTTTTAAATGAATATACCCCTTAAATTGATATTTTGTTCTTAAAATTTTAACTGTATCTACCATCATTTCCATTGTTTTATTGGGATTACCAATTATTCCAGAACTTAAAAAAACTCCTTCAATCTGTTTTTTCCTATAAAATTCATAAGCAATTTTTGCAAATTCTTCAGGTTTTAGAACTGTTCTTGGAATATCGTTTCTTTTTCTATTTATGCAATAAGCACAATCATTTACACAAAAATTTGTAAGTAATACTTTAAGAAGAGCTACACATCTTCCATCAGATGTCCATGTGTTATGTATTCCAAATTTAGAAAAACTTTCTTTTTTTGAAAAATTTTTTCTATCAAATGATGGTGAACAAGAAACATCAAATTTTGCACCAGTTGCAAGAAGGGATAATCTCTCGTAGA
The Thermodesulfovibrio yellowstonii DSM 11347 DNA segment above includes these coding regions:
- a CDS encoding putative DNA modification/repair radical SAM protein, which produces MIVKKIPDIYERLSLLATGAKFDVSCSPSFDRKNFSKKESFSKFGIHNTWTSDGRCVALLKVLLTNFCVNDCAYCINRKRNDIPRTVLKPEEFAKIAYEFYRKKQIEGVFLSSGIIGNPNKTMEMMVDTVKILRTKYQFKGYIHLKIIPDSDETAITEAITLADRVSINLELPTEKSLSLIAPEKRLLSIVNAIEKINKIIESKPIGAKSQTTQLIVGVTPDTDYQILKLSENLYRNNSRLKRVYYSAYIPVNDDPRLPQISKPPLLKEHRLYQADWLIRYYGFHTEEIVSDEKPYLDEKIDPKLDWALKNINLFPIEIQKASFETLLRVPGIGPTSAKRILKERKNTMLTLDGLKNLGVVIKRAKHFITINGKYYGNKNIIQNYRQNYLKDIQQYSLAI